Proteins encoded by one window of Aphis gossypii isolate Hap1 chromosome X, ASM2018417v2, whole genome shotgun sequence:
- the LOC126552766 gene encoding poly(rC)-binding protein 3-like yields MSVKARKENELRSRPFGGGGWYGYNNRDDVELTVRILITGGEVANIIGKGGETVKNIRSLSGAKVKITNGSLPERIVLITGNRITIYKATELICHKVEEFFERLHGDWNGPKSPLTLKLIMPASKCGFIIGKSGNKIKEIRESSGATISVGLDLLPYSTERIISITGSTGTVSHCVYLVCNVILNSPCSDASIPYDPCNEISGFASCTIFKDYGRECSIPLNNLAALGLGTKSTANIKPADLAALAGSQLRKSNRQNQNVSREHNNQKTKSNTEKISMTVPNDLIGCVIGKKGSKIAEIRQISGASIYIFKSEGSNENVDRRITIAGNKESIAVAKYLIEMSVQLQKANLGEEKLSYSPDNGSSSNSSTPTVVELFAKPHPITTISSLYAYIALTSDAKQSPPIQTTGVHRPKSSLKRKRSPSRERTNAVRTKWEHY; encoded by the exons ATGTCTGTCAAGGCGAGAAAAGAAAACGAACTTCGAAGCAGACCCTTCGGAGGAGGAGGATGGTACGGTTACAACAATCGCGACGATGTCGAATTGACTGTTCGCATTCTGATTACCGGTGGG gAAGTTGCAAATATTATTGGCAAAGGAGGCgaaactgtaaaaaatataagaagtcTG tcTGGTGCTAAAGTTAAAATCACTAATGGTTCATTACCAGAACGTATTGTTCTCATTACTGGGAAtagaattacaatttataaagctACTGAACTTATTTGTCATAAAGTTGAAGAA tttttcgaGAGATTACATGGTGACTGGAATGGCCCAAAATCACCTTTGACACTTAAGCTAATTATGCCAGCATCTAAATGTGGTTTTATAATTGGTAAAagtggaaataaaataaaagaaattagaGAATCAAGTGGAGCTACCATATCAGTAGGATTGGATTTGTTACCTTATTCAACTGAacgtataatttcaattactgGTAGTACAGGCACAGTATCTCATTGTGTTTATCTAGTCTGCAacgtaatattaaat tcACCGTGTTCTGATGCATCTATCCCTTATGATCCTTGTAATGAAATTTCAGGGTTTGCttcttgtacaatttttaaagat TATGGAAGAGAATGCAGTATTCCTTTGAACAATCTTGCAGCTCTTGGGTTAGGAACTAAATCAACTGCAAATATTAAACCAGCTG ATTTGGCTGCATTAGCTGGAAGTCAGTTAAGAAAAAGTAATCGTCAAAACCAAAATGTTAGTAGAGaacataataatcaaaaaaccaAATCAAATACTGAGAAAATATCAATGACTGTACCTAATGATTTAATTGGGTGTGTTATTGGTAAAAAAGGAAGTAAAATCGCAGAAATTCG acAAATAAGTGGCgcttctatatatatatttaaatctgaAGGATCTAATGAAAATGTAGACCGTCGTATAACTATTGCAGGAAACAAAGAATCTATTGCAGTTGCCAAGTACTTAATTGAAATGAG TGTACAACTGCAAAAAGCCAATCTTGGGGAggaaaaattatcttatagtCCTGACAATGGTTCCAGCTCAAATTCATCTACTCCAACTGTGGTTGAACTATTTGCCAAGCCTCATCCTATTACTACCATATCCAGTTTATATGCTTATATAGCTTTAACTAGTGATGCCAAACAATCCCCTCCAATACAGACCACAGGTGTCCATCGCCCGAAAAGTTCTTTAAAAAGAAAGCGCAGTCCTTCACGTGAAAGAACTAATGCAGTAAGAACAAAATGGGAACATTACTGA
- the LOC114130881 gene encoding uncharacterized protein LOC114130881 isoform X2, giving the protein MQTTTYTSSGTSPIVNHTMDFNSPSTLMSIFTTSVDEQVDKPSSNPVLTQTTKDLTLNTPRKSKPKVLLRVLWKKKEKKENS; this is encoded by the exons atGCAAACAACCACATATACTTCTTCTGGCACTTCACCAATTGTTAATCATACAATGGATTTTAATTCACCATCTACCT taATGTCAATCTTTACTACAAGTGTAGACGAACAAGTAGATAAACCAAGTTCAAACCCAGTATTAACACAAACTACAAAGGACTTGACTTTAAACACCCCAAGGAAATCTAAACCTAAAG TGTTGCTGCGAGTATtgtggaaaaaaaaagaaaaaaaagaaaattcataa
- the LOC114130881 gene encoding 52 kDa repressor of the inhibitor of the protein kinase-like isoform X1 — protein MVLICMVKSCINSKTTTREKKCSLFRVPKDLDRSKEWLMNCGREDLIFKSIVNLNKSYRVCMNHFKNNMFSNPEKTRLLISAVPTQFDEQVDKPSSNPVLTQTTKDLTLNTPRKSKPKVLLRVLWKKKEKKENS, from the exons ATGGTTCTGATATGTATGGTTAAAAGTTGTATAAACTCCAAAACCACTACAAGGGAAAAAAAATGCAGCCTTTTTAGAGTGCCCAAAGATTTGGATCG gtcTAAAGAATGGTTAATGAATTGTGGAAGAGaagatttgatttttaaatctattgtcAACCTTAACAAAAGTTATAGAGTTTGTATgaaccattttaaaaataatatgttttcaaatCCAGAGAAAACTCGATTATTGATTAGCGCTGTGCCTACTCAGTttg ACGAACAAGTAGATAAACCAAGTTCAAACCCAGTATTAACACAAACTACAAAGGACTTGACTTTAAACACCCCAAGGAAATCTAAACCTAAAG TGTTGCTGCGAGTATtgtggaaaaaaaaagaaaaaaaagaaaattcataa
- the LOC114130880 gene encoding geminin-like — translation MKTLNTVANEEASKKGMRKFLHNLQPSSAGKENLVGAGRTPQDIAIDGKTIKSEPNFDETEVCVQETSSVSKVNPSLYQKLLTEDLTSVAGPSEKYWEVIAERRRKALEEVLEENEKLQAMIIALEEENKTCKLLIENTTELVNTLKQVMNENQTSDDDDEPCNEQGDSGLSTPDSYSSVKHIHKKMKTSDSNDCSDSD, via the exons atgaaaacattgAACACTGTTGCGAACGAGGAA gCTTCCAAAAAAGGCATGAGGAAGTTTTTACACAATTTGCAGCCTTCAAGTGCTGGCAAAGAAAACTTGGTGGGTGCTGGCAGGACACCGCAGGATATTGC GATCGATggaaaaaccataaaatctgAACCGAATTTTGATGAAACAGAAGTATGCGTTCAAGAAACATCTTCTGTTTCTAAAGTGAATCCGTCATTGTACCAAAAATTGTTAACAGAAGATCTTACTTCTGTAG CTGGCCCGAGTGAAAAATACTGGGAAGTGATTGCTGAACGCCGCAGAAAAGCTTTAGAAGAAGTATTggaagaaaatgaaaaattacaagCAATGATTATTGCTTTAGAAGAAGAAAACAAGACTTGCAAGTTATTGATTGAAAACACTACTGAACTCGTCAACACACTTAAG caAGTGATGAATGAAAATCAGACCtctgatgatgatgatgagcCATGTAATGAACAGGGAGACAGTGGTTTGAGCACGCCAGACAGTTATTCGAGTGTAAAACATATTCATAAGAAAATGAAGACATCAGATTCAAATGATTGTTCAGATAGCGACTAA